In Silurus meridionalis isolate SWU-2019-XX chromosome 23, ASM1480568v1, whole genome shotgun sequence, the genomic window TCTTTTCTGAACGCTTCTCTGATAAACACTACTGTCAATATTTTGGAATTTAACGGCATTCTGTCGttattttgataataaaacTTTAATTCTGAAAAGGTTTAAACACTCACCCCAGGTCCGATCTTGGTTTTAGGAGGTTTGCTGTAAATGCTGCCGCTGCGATTCGGCACTATAAGCCTGGACCAGCTGAGGGACCTGAGCTGCATGGGTCTGATGGATCTGCTCAGCGCCACCAGCATGCTGagagcagaaagagaaaaaaagagtgagGAAAGGGGTGAGAGAGATATTagaaataagagagagagagagagagagagagagagagagagagagagagagaaagagcaagagagaaagagagagagagagttgctCTGTGCAACCCCTGGATCTCTCCTTTCCAGTGCTGATGAAGAAATGAGTCCATCCTGTTAAATGGACGAGGATGTCCCAAACCCGGCCCACTCAGAGGGCGGAGTCTGTCCCAGTTCACTGAAACTTCTTCACTTCTTAATGGATTTGGATTTAGACTCAGGTTCAGTATTCAACTCCATTTAATCGAGTTCTTGATCATCTTCCCCCAACAAGAAAAGATTCATGAGCTGCACATGAAATCCACCTAATCCTACATGGATTGAGGAAAAATTCGCAAAATCTGTTTCAGCAGTGATGAGTTTCATGGAAATGTCTGATACTTCACAATTATTAcaatcttttaaaataatatataaaaagaccATGTATAAAGATTGCACTcacagaacactggaaaaaGCTTCTCAAAAATGCTATGGAAAGTGTTCTACATTACATAAAACTTGATAGGTTCAGTATAAAGTGCCCACTAGGATGTATATGGGATGGAGTATGACTGTTCCTGGAGGAAATTAATCTTGATTTCAGGCTTTGTAGTTTGTAGTTTGTAGTGTGGGGAAAACTTGATAAGTTTTAGACAGCATCTGTAATTGCAGATATTTGATAAAGTGCCCATTAGGGTGTCCCATGGTAcataatgtttaattaaatgccACTTGGTGgcacaaaaatgaaataaaatttgataATGCACCCTCTCTGGTGCCCTATGGTAGATACATGATTAAATGCCCTCTATTGTGCCACTACAGtggaaaaaacataataaagtgCCCTCTAGGATGCTTCTATTGTAAATATAACATGCTTAAATGCCCTCTATAATGCCCTATGGTAGATAGAATATGATTAAATGCCCCCTATGGTGCCATTAAAGAGGAGGAGTTGTGATACAGTTCCCTCTATggtgaaagaataaaaacaatattagaATAAATGTGATTAAGAGCTCTTTGGGATGCCACtatggtaaataaaaaaaattaaatgctttttatggtgaataaaacatgataaaGTGCCCTTCAGGATTCCTGTATTGTAAACCAAACTTTTTCGAGTAGATGTAAGATAGGATATGATGTAAGGATGTAAGGATATGATGTCACTGCAGTGTAGAATACATTCTAAAGTGCCCTTTAGGATGCTTCTATGATAAATATGAGTAAACGTCCTCTAAAGTACCtcatagtaaataaaacataattaaatggCCTCTCTGCTGCCACTATTGTATAGAAAACATAATAAAGTGCCCTGTAggattgggtttttttttttaggaatgtagatcaaacattatttaatgCTTTATGTGGAGCCAAAAAGGTGAAGAGAACATGATAAAGTGCCCTCCAGGATTCCACAATCAAGCATGATTTAATGCTTTATGTGATGCAAAAACCTAATTCAATGCCCTATAGGGTGccactattaataataaaatgtgataaaGAGCCTTTTTGTGAGAAAACATGATTACCTGCAATCTatgacactatatatatatatatatatatatatatatatatatatatatatatatatatatatatatatatatatatatatatatgctttagGGTAAATATATGGTAGATATAGAGTACGGTAAGGTGCCGCTGCAATAAGGAATACTTTATAAAGTGCCCTCTCTCATGGTTTGATGGCAGATAAACTTAATTAATGCCCTATAGGGTTCCACATGGTATATACAACTTGATAAAGTTACCCTGTAAtgttatacagtaaatatagtGTAGATATAGGGTAGGGTATGGTGCTGCTGCAGTAGAGAAAACTTGATAAAGTGCCCTTTAGGATACTTTTATTGCAGCTCAAACTTAATTAA contains:
- the si:dkey-85n7.8 gene encoding COX8 domain-containing protein encodes the protein MLVALSRSIRPMQLRSLSWSRLIVPNRSGSIYSKPPKTKIGPGQSLFIITVFAVALLLPAGWILHHLPEYRQRRSSSPKP